In one window of Desulforhabdus amnigena DNA:
- a CDS encoding L,D-transpeptidase family protein produces MKLKNGYSTNVFVLFFTIILWGCTFGFAAVEKQPAKGNSAESASFLQQPDSGKPTSAFWRSNIWESLPIECLQNSRQGTVLEAYQQNEWKPFFINSRFEPTEDARLLMQRLGRVQEDDINPRPYQLETIQNQLQRLDSLRLSLKTADPNYHDSLVDFSGSPSRTETPSSPSPPSSPRYAMNTSADTVSDSTPGRNNEDKYREAFKAASELDIRLAQNLVRFAQEMDPFSRDDQIKALTGEIPMATFLKSLEPTSPHYKPLLSALQKYRKLAQTPQVSTSAPLRPGDSGAQVRNLQKRLQQEDFYKGKISGVFDSETQEALKQFQRYHSLTADGTVGQGTKDLLNIPFSEKAEMVSEAVRLLRQSPARRYDRYVRINIPQYILEYYKDGKVREVHRVIVGKSSGKKVKLQGRWVGENQTPTLASQIERVIINPRWYVTERIRKELAESISDPGYFARNGYVQLPSTYPSGHPRIYQRPGPKNPLGQVKFEFPNAYAVFLHDTPKKQLFQNSRRDFSHGCVRVEKAQELAATLLADDQNPAADRIDSYLASDKPAHIKLSESVPIIIEYQPVSTNGKGQLIFYGDPYGLMKENTDIKTAKAS; encoded by the coding sequence ATGAAACTCAAGAATGGATACTCCACAAACGTTTTCGTACTTTTCTTCACCATCATCCTTTGGGGCTGCACCTTTGGCTTTGCAGCCGTGGAAAAGCAACCGGCAAAGGGCAACAGCGCAGAGTCAGCGTCCTTTCTACAACAACCGGATTCGGGAAAGCCGACTTCCGCTTTCTGGAGATCGAACATCTGGGAGTCCCTTCCCATAGAGTGCCTGCAGAATTCCAGGCAGGGCACAGTTCTGGAAGCCTATCAGCAAAACGAGTGGAAGCCCTTTTTCATCAATTCCCGTTTTGAACCCACAGAGGACGCAAGACTCCTTATGCAAAGGCTGGGAAGGGTTCAGGAAGACGATATCAATCCGAGACCTTACCAACTGGAGACCATCCAGAATCAACTGCAGCGTCTCGACTCTTTAAGGCTCTCCCTCAAGACCGCCGATCCCAACTACCACGATTCCCTTGTAGATTTTTCAGGTTCTCCTTCCCGCACGGAAACACCTTCCTCCCCTTCTCCCCCCTCCAGCCCACGCTACGCCATGAACACGAGTGCAGATACCGTTTCAGATTCCACGCCGGGCAGGAACAATGAAGACAAGTACAGGGAGGCTTTCAAGGCGGCCAGTGAACTGGACATCCGCCTGGCGCAGAACCTGGTGCGGTTTGCACAGGAGATGGACCCCTTTTCCAGGGACGATCAAATCAAAGCGTTGACCGGGGAAATACCCATGGCCACGTTCCTGAAATCCCTTGAACCCACTTCTCCCCACTACAAACCCCTTCTGAGCGCTTTGCAGAAATACAGAAAACTGGCCCAAACGCCTCAGGTCTCCACGAGTGCGCCACTCCGTCCAGGCGATAGCGGGGCGCAGGTCCGTAATCTTCAGAAACGGCTTCAGCAGGAAGACTTCTACAAGGGAAAAATCAGCGGGGTTTTCGACTCGGAAACTCAAGAAGCGTTGAAGCAGTTCCAGCGTTATCACTCCTTGACGGCCGATGGAACTGTCGGGCAGGGGACAAAAGATTTGCTCAATATTCCCTTTTCCGAAAAGGCCGAAATGGTCTCCGAGGCAGTAAGGCTGCTACGGCAGAGTCCGGCACGCCGTTACGACCGATACGTGAGGATCAACATCCCCCAATACATTCTAGAGTATTACAAGGATGGGAAGGTACGGGAGGTTCACAGGGTTATCGTTGGAAAGTCTTCGGGCAAGAAGGTCAAACTCCAGGGGCGCTGGGTCGGGGAAAACCAGACTCCCACACTGGCCAGCCAGATCGAACGGGTCATCATCAATCCCCGGTGGTACGTAACCGAGCGCATTCGAAAAGAGCTGGCCGAGTCTATCTCAGACCCCGGCTACTTTGCGCGGAATGGATACGTGCAGCTGCCCTCAACATACCCATCGGGCCACCCTCGCATCTATCAGCGTCCCGGGCCGAAAAATCCCCTCGGACAAGTGAAATTTGAATTTCCCAACGCCTATGCGGTCTTTCTGCACGACACTCCAAAAAAACAACTGTTTCAGAACTCCAGGCGCGATTTTTCACACGGCTGTGTTCGCGTGGAAAAGGCTCAGGAACTGGCCGCGACCTTGCTGGCAGATGACCAAAACCCGGCCGCGGACAGAATAGATTCCTACCTGGCCAGCGATAAACCGGCACACATCAAACTCTCCGAATCTGTGCCGATCATCATCGAATATCAACCCGTTTCTACCAATGGAAAGGGACAGCTCATTTTTTACGGAGACCCTTATGGGCTCATGAAAGAGAACACCGACATAAAAACGGCTAAAGCATCCTAA
- a CDS encoding IS4 family transposase, with product MIPVENMDIKLDDATLLLKAKETGFMKRIRKFNPFDFIKALCLMTLYSTVSLEVFATILGFVAGSCISKQSLWERITPKCVAFVRSVLMSLMFRASSLEPLTAKGAFSRFKRVLLQDSTTINLPESLVRFFPGSGNQTGKVQAIMKIQVIHDLLSQTCLHFGLSGFRRNDQKASADILNFARPGDLVIRDLGYFVLNIFRLFTRQGIYFLTPYQHNVNYYTEDGERLDLLKLLKKHPIVDTMIVAGATERLPVRLVASPVPANIAQIRRRKLLKKDRRSNPTKEQLELLGWDIFLSNVGEDIWDSLTACRIYGIRWRIEILFKAWKSHFHLNSLPQKGSKSYIELLVYSRLVFITLFQSFFAEFSAYAYATEGKHLSLLKFAQFIQEHIWALILLFHSSQMPNLFLEQLLRHCAYESRHERKNYHEKLSNFLT from the coding sequence TTGATTCCTGTTGAAAACATGGACATTAAACTCGATGACGCAACTCTTTTGCTCAAAGCCAAAGAAACTGGCTTCATGAAGCGCATCAGAAAGTTTAATCCATTCGATTTCATAAAGGCTCTCTGCCTTATGACTCTCTACAGCACAGTCAGTCTTGAAGTATTTGCCACAATTCTGGGGTTTGTTGCAGGCTCTTGCATCTCAAAGCAATCCCTCTGGGAGAGGATAACCCCCAAATGTGTTGCTTTTGTGCGCTCAGTGCTCATGTCACTCATGTTTAGAGCATCCAGCCTGGAACCTCTCACAGCCAAAGGGGCATTCAGTCGTTTCAAGAGGGTTCTCCTCCAGGACAGCACTACCATTAACCTGCCCGAGAGTCTGGTTCGTTTCTTCCCCGGCTCAGGTAATCAGACGGGAAAGGTGCAAGCAATCATGAAAATTCAAGTCATCCATGATTTGCTCTCGCAGACTTGCCTTCATTTTGGGTTAAGTGGTTTTAGAAGAAACGATCAGAAAGCCTCTGCCGATATTCTTAACTTTGCCAGGCCAGGGGATCTTGTCATCCGAGATCTTGGCTATTTCGTTCTCAACATATTTAGATTATTTACCCGTCAAGGAATCTACTTCCTTACTCCCTATCAGCATAATGTTAATTATTATACAGAAGATGGAGAAAGACTCGATCTCCTTAAACTTCTCAAAAAACATCCTATTGTGGATACCATGATTGTAGCAGGAGCTACGGAGAGACTGCCGGTTAGACTCGTAGCCTCCCCTGTGCCTGCAAACATTGCCCAGATAAGGCGAAGAAAGCTCCTCAAGAAGGACAGAAGGTCCAATCCTACGAAAGAGCAACTCGAACTCCTTGGATGGGATATATTCCTCAGCAATGTTGGGGAGGATATCTGGGATAGCCTGACTGCATGCAGAATCTATGGCATCCGTTGGAGAATAGAGATTCTCTTTAAAGCATGGAAGAGTCACTTCCACCTCAACTCTTTGCCCCAGAAGGGGAGCAAGAGCTATATCGAGCTTCTTGTCTACTCAAGGCTTGTCTTCATCACTCTCTTTCAGTCTTTCTTTGCAGAATTCAGCGCATATGCTTATGCCACTGAGGGCAAACATCTCAGTCTTTTGAAATTTGCTCAGTTTATCCAAGAACATATCTGGGCTCTTATCCTTTTATTCCACTCATCTCAGATGCCAAATCTTTTCCTTGAACAGCTACTCAGGCATTGTGCCTATGAATCACGTCATGAAAGGAAAAACTACCATGAAAAACTCTCTAATTTCTTAACCTGA
- a CDS encoding penicillin-insensitive murein endopeptidase, which translates to MAKAESCLKLGLTTFALVFLPILLCFSNKPAQALTASVGQPYHGRLVEGIPFPRQFQGYQLRNEDHTYTTPELIGALLDAIEGVQDKYPNTCDLYVGDFSKPGGGWMNGHRSHQNGRDVDLGMYVKGNRPLNTFINMNEENLDAPKTWCLIENLLRSQRVQYIFLDKKVQNVLYDYALGEGVDPVYLERLFGNVKGAIIQHVRNHQDHMHVRFYAPWSTMAAHLDEGDSQKRTAVEMAQQAYLPKKVNYYVKGTERNLDMLARSFGVSRRDLCRWNQIHGNEILSPGSCLVFYKRGFEMEPVNLAQSLRPDSVPETQVVRFASLRPTRTLSDAPVSIRSSVTRERKYSEPVAASYTAQRDDTLERTAKSNTRERKSSAPVTTLYTVQKGDTLEGIAKSSGMDVKALLALNGLKKRTALKKGDKLTLLASIDTASTSDASPSASSSGNKASSDSGSSAYVAKKGETLARIAKANGVSLDTLCKINNIKQNTSLKPGQKILLAKVDTSPKTSLSDATAGISSSRSKDSSSQKSPTKASLSSKPSKSASKVADPPATKSAKESKALKESSKATPNASSASKSKKDSDSSVLKTSANKPAAAKPAVSKGSSDKSKPTEKVAKGTQPSSKKRVN; encoded by the coding sequence ATGGCGAAGGCGGAATCCTGCCTAAAGTTAGGACTCACAACGTTTGCACTGGTATTCCTTCCCATTTTACTTTGTTTTTCCAACAAACCTGCCCAAGCGCTCACTGCTTCAGTCGGCCAACCCTACCACGGGCGCCTTGTAGAGGGCATCCCGTTCCCCCGCCAGTTTCAGGGTTATCAGTTGCGCAATGAGGACCACACCTACACGACCCCGGAATTGATCGGGGCGCTCCTGGACGCCATAGAGGGGGTGCAGGACAAATATCCCAATACCTGCGACCTGTATGTGGGAGATTTCTCCAAGCCGGGAGGAGGATGGATGAACGGGCATCGGTCTCACCAGAATGGGCGGGACGTGGACTTGGGAATGTACGTGAAAGGGAACCGCCCTTTGAATACGTTCATTAACATGAACGAGGAAAATCTCGATGCCCCCAAAACCTGGTGCCTGATCGAAAACCTTCTCCGGTCGCAGCGCGTGCAGTACATCTTTCTCGACAAGAAAGTTCAGAATGTCTTGTATGACTATGCTCTCGGCGAAGGTGTGGATCCGGTCTATCTCGAACGCCTTTTCGGAAACGTGAAGGGGGCGATCATCCAGCATGTCCGCAACCATCAGGACCACATGCACGTGAGGTTTTATGCCCCCTGGTCGACCATGGCAGCTCATTTGGACGAAGGGGATTCGCAAAAGAGAACAGCCGTGGAGATGGCCCAGCAGGCCTACCTTCCCAAGAAAGTCAATTACTATGTCAAGGGGACCGAACGCAACCTGGATATGCTTGCTCGAAGCTTCGGCGTGAGTCGAAGAGACCTTTGCCGCTGGAACCAGATTCACGGCAATGAAATCCTGTCGCCGGGGTCCTGCCTTGTTTTCTATAAACGCGGCTTTGAAATGGAACCCGTAAACCTGGCTCAGTCGCTCCGCCCCGATTCGGTTCCTGAAACTCAAGTCGTCCGATTCGCATCCCTTCGTCCCACCAGGACTTTATCGGATGCTCCCGTTTCCATCCGCAGTTCCGTTACCCGGGAAAGAAAATACTCAGAACCGGTGGCCGCTTCATACACGGCTCAAAGGGATGACACCCTGGAAAGAACAGCGAAAAGCAACACTAGGGAAAGAAAATCTTCGGCACCGGTGACCACTCTATATACGGTGCAAAAGGGGGATACTCTGGAAGGAATAGCGAAAAGCAGCGGCATGGACGTCAAAGCCCTCTTGGCGCTCAACGGACTGAAAAAAAGGACGGCGCTGAAAAAGGGCGATAAGCTCACGCTGCTCGCCAGCATTGACACTGCTTCCACTTCGGACGCATCCCCATCCGCTTCCTCCTCCGGCAATAAGGCTTCAAGCGATTCAGGCAGTTCGGCCTATGTCGCGAAAAAGGGTGAAACACTGGCAAGGATCGCCAAGGCGAATGGAGTGAGCCTCGATACTTTGTGCAAGATCAATAATATAAAGCAAAACACCTCCTTGAAGCCCGGTCAGAAAATCCTGCTCGCCAAAGTGGACACTTCACCCAAAACCTCGTTAAGTGATGCAACGGCTGGCATTTCATCATCCCGGTCAAAGGATTCCTCTTCACAAAAATCCCCGACCAAGGCATCTTTATCCTCCAAGCCATCCAAATCCGCATCGAAGGTGGCAGATCCTCCTGCTACTAAATCCGCAAAAGAATCCAAAGCGCTTAAAGAATCTTCCAAGGCGACGCCCAATGCTTCTTCGGCATCCAAATCAAAAAAGGATTCTGATTCTTCAGTGCTGAAAACATCTGCAAATAAGCCTGCTGCGGCCAAACCGGCTGTCAGCAAGGGTTCGAGCGACAAATCAAAACCCACAGAGAAGGTGGCCAAAGGCACCCAGCCATCCTCCAAAAAACGAGTCAACTGA
- the fusA gene encoding elongation factor G: MSTDLTKLRNIGISAHIDSGKTTLTERILYYTQRIHAIHDVKGKDGVGATMDFMELEKERGITIQSAATYCNWKDTSINIIDTPGHVDFTIEVERALRVLDGAILVLCSVGGVQSQSVTVDRQMVRYKVPRLAFINKCDRTGADPFRVVRQLKEKLNHNAVLLQIPFGLESDHQGVVDLIKMKAIVFEGESGDEVIEREIPAELLDMAKEKREEMLDSISLFSDDLTEAILEDQVTEELIHEAIRTGTLSLQLTPVLLGSAYKNKGVQLLLDAVERYLPSPLDITNEALDLDKDETPVTLGYEEKLPLVMLAFKLEVSRYGQLTYVRIYQGSLQKGDTITNMRTGKRSKVGRLIRMHADQMEDIEKAVSGDIVALFGIDCASGDTFTNGEVRYAMTSIHVPAPVISLAVKPKDKKAEMNMSKALTRFTKEDPTFKTYLDEETNETIICGMGELHLDVYVERMRREYGAEVETGMPKVAYRETVTRKADFNYTHKKQTGGSGQFGRVAGFLEPYADGEYNFVNQISGGAIPTEFIPSCDKGFQACLNKGTLAGFPIVGVQVTINDGAAHSVDSSDMAFQQAAIGAFREAFPKAGPIILEPVMRVVVETPSEFQGTVLGTLNQRRGMIISTSEDGAFSTIESEVPLAEMFGYSTVLRSSTQGKAEFTMEFSRYNPVPKNVAEEVIKKQKEEQKTEKK; encoded by the coding sequence ATGTCTACCGACCTCACAAAACTTCGGAATATCGGCATCAGTGCACATATCGATTCTGGGAAGACCACTCTCACAGAACGTATCCTGTATTACACCCAGCGTATCCATGCAATCCACGACGTTAAGGGAAAAGACGGCGTGGGAGCGACCATGGACTTCATGGAACTGGAAAAGGAAAGAGGTATTACAATCCAGTCCGCCGCCACTTACTGTAACTGGAAGGATACGTCGATCAACATCATCGACACGCCGGGGCACGTGGATTTTACCATTGAAGTCGAACGGGCTTTACGTGTTCTGGATGGAGCTATCCTGGTGCTTTGCTCCGTAGGTGGCGTCCAGTCCCAGTCTGTAACCGTTGACCGGCAGATGGTGCGCTATAAGGTCCCCCGACTGGCATTCATCAACAAGTGCGACCGGACAGGTGCAGATCCCTTTCGGGTTGTACGGCAACTCAAAGAAAAACTGAATCACAATGCCGTACTTTTGCAGATTCCATTTGGACTGGAATCCGACCACCAGGGCGTCGTGGACCTGATCAAAATGAAAGCTATTGTCTTTGAAGGAGAAAGCGGGGACGAAGTCATAGAACGTGAGATTCCTGCAGAACTCCTGGATATGGCGAAGGAAAAACGGGAAGAGATGCTGGACTCCATTTCTCTGTTTTCCGATGACCTCACCGAAGCCATTCTGGAAGATCAGGTCACGGAAGAACTAATCCATGAGGCCATCCGCACGGGAACGCTCTCTCTCCAATTGACCCCGGTCCTCCTGGGGTCCGCTTACAAGAACAAGGGGGTTCAGCTCCTTTTGGACGCCGTGGAACGCTACCTTCCGTCTCCGCTCGACATCACCAACGAAGCCCTGGACCTGGATAAAGACGAGACGCCGGTCACCCTCGGCTATGAAGAAAAACTTCCCCTGGTCATGCTCGCTTTCAAACTGGAAGTCAGCCGCTACGGTCAGCTCACCTATGTGCGCATCTACCAGGGTTCTCTCCAGAAGGGTGATACCATCACCAACATGCGCACCGGCAAGCGATCAAAAGTGGGCCGCCTGATCCGTATGCACGCCGACCAGATGGAAGACATCGAAAAAGCGGTATCGGGCGATATCGTGGCGCTTTTCGGCATCGACTGCGCTTCAGGCGACACGTTCACCAACGGCGAAGTGCGTTATGCCATGACATCCATCCATGTGCCGGCTCCCGTTATATCGCTTGCCGTCAAACCCAAAGACAAAAAAGCCGAGATGAACATGAGCAAGGCTCTGACACGGTTCACCAAGGAAGATCCGACGTTCAAAACATATCTCGATGAAGAAACCAACGAAACCATCATCTGCGGGATGGGTGAATTGCATCTCGATGTTTATGTAGAACGCATGCGTCGGGAATATGGCGCGGAGGTCGAAACGGGTATGCCCAAGGTGGCCTACCGTGAAACCGTTACGCGCAAGGCGGACTTCAACTATACGCACAAAAAGCAGACGGGAGGTTCAGGACAGTTTGGACGCGTGGCCGGTTTCCTGGAACCCTATGCTGATGGCGAATATAATTTTGTGAACCAGATATCCGGAGGTGCGATTCCTACCGAATTTATCCCGTCATGCGACAAAGGCTTCCAGGCCTGTTTGAATAAGGGGACCCTGGCAGGCTTTCCCATTGTCGGCGTCCAGGTGACCATCAATGACGGTGCAGCCCATTCGGTCGATTCTTCGGACATGGCTTTTCAACAGGCAGCCATCGGCGCTTTTCGGGAAGCTTTCCCCAAAGCCGGCCCCATCATACTGGAACCCGTGATGCGGGTCGTCGTGGAAACTCCTTCGGAATTTCAGGGGACAGTGCTGGGAACATTGAATCAGCGGCGCGGCATGATCATCAGCACATCGGAAGATGGAGCTTTTTCAACCATAGAATCTGAAGTGCCCCTGGCCGAAATGTTCGGCTATTCCACAGTACTTCGTTCCTCCACACAGGGCAAAGCCGAATTCACCATGGAATTCTCCCGCTACAACCCCGTTCCCAAAAATGTGGCGGAAGAAGTCATCAAGAAGCAAAAAGAAGAGCAGAAAACGGAGAAGAAATAG
- a CDS encoding AAA family ATPase: MDIQKPTGAGGMKMIQKILGKPLEPGKLGVLMARAGVGKTACLTHIALEYLLGGSSVLHVCIDEIPEKIKVWYKELLKNSLSSQSSESFAEIAHSTERNRFILAYLHHTFNPEKLEQSLQNLKEQAGFHPDLVILDGLDFDRVQRSTLEMLQNFAQKHNVPIWMSARTHRHISMTNDKGIPYPCDKNDDLFESILLLEPLTETIQIKVLKHGAQYSPSSPEVFLNSQTYLLQQG; the protein is encoded by the coding sequence ATGGATATTCAAAAGCCGACGGGTGCCGGCGGCATGAAAATGATTCAGAAGATACTTGGCAAACCGCTTGAGCCCGGGAAACTGGGTGTCCTGATGGCGCGGGCCGGGGTGGGTAAGACTGCCTGCCTGACCCATATTGCCCTGGAATACCTTCTCGGCGGATCATCGGTGCTTCATGTGTGCATTGACGAAATTCCGGAAAAAATCAAGGTATGGTACAAGGAGCTGTTAAAGAACAGTCTTTCTTCTCAATCGAGCGAATCTTTTGCAGAAATAGCTCACAGCACGGAGCGCAACCGCTTTATCCTTGCTTATCTTCATCACACTTTCAATCCTGAAAAGCTGGAGCAGAGCCTGCAGAACCTCAAAGAGCAAGCCGGTTTTCACCCAGACCTGGTGATCCTGGACGGTCTGGATTTCGATAGAGTGCAACGATCCACTCTTGAAATGCTCCAGAATTTTGCCCAAAAACATAATGTCCCGATCTGGATGTCCGCGCGCACCCATCGCCACATTTCAATGACCAACGATAAGGGGATTCCCTATCCCTGCGATAAAAACGATGACCTCTTCGAATCCATCCTGCTGCTGGAGCCCCTGACCGAGACCATTCAAATAAAGGTTCTCAAGCACGGTGCACAATACAGCCCCTCATCGCCCGAAGTATTTCTCAACTCTCAGACATACCTGTTGCAGCAAGGCTAG